In Apilactobacillus bombintestini, one genomic interval encodes:
- a CDS encoding YeiH family protein, with product MLATIQKRFAGFAVATIIAILSQFLTHFIPNIGAATIAILIGIVLGNTVLKQPILNAGTKFAEKRLLEYSVMLLGLTITFQTIVQLHWTGLLFIIIQMTITIVAAIAIGKWLKFDDGIYLCMAGGNAVCGSSAIASIKPVINASDDDAGMSITLVNLMGTVMMLILPIIGTISFGHLDMLRGALIGGTVQSVGQVIASATMVNQTTVQFATLFKIMRIIMLVVVVTVFARIHAKNVAKATPAESVEDDIKKGKINFLPWYVLWFLIFCLLNSLLTLPSWIAGTAHFLSTWCEIIALAAIGLRLNLQAFLKAGKRFAIYSIGVGAIQIIAALILIKLLIHV from the coding sequence TTGCTAGCTACCATTCAGAAACGCTTTGCGGGATTCGCAGTGGCAACTATTATTGCTATTTTAAGTCAATTTCTAACCCACTTCATCCCCAACATCGGTGCAGCTACCATCGCTATTTTAATCGGAATAGTGCTGGGAAACACAGTTTTAAAACAACCTATCCTAAACGCCGGAACTAAATTCGCCGAAAAGCGACTTTTAGAATATTCCGTAATGTTGTTAGGTTTAACCATTACTTTCCAAACTATCGTGCAACTACATTGGACTGGTTTATTATTCATCATCATTCAAATGACCATCACCATTGTAGCGGCTATTGCTATCGGAAAATGGTTAAAATTCGATGACGGTATTTACTTATGTATGGCTGGTGGAAACGCCGTTTGTGGTTCATCTGCCATCGCATCCATTAAGCCCGTAATTAATGCTTCCGACGATGATGCCGGTATGAGCATTACCCTAGTTAATTTAATGGGTACCGTTATGATGTTAATCTTACCTATCATCGGTACTATTTCATTTGGACATTTAGACATGCTACGTGGTGCCTTAATTGGTGGAACCGTGCAATCCGTGGGACAAGTAATTGCCAGTGCTACTATGGTTAACCAAACTACTGTGCAATTTGCCACTTTATTTAAGATCATGCGTATCATCATGTTAGTAGTAGTGGTAACTGTTTTTGCTCGTATTCATGCCAAAAACGTTGCTAAAGCAACTCCCGCCGAAAGTGTCGAAGACGACATTAAAAAAGGTAAAATTAATTTCTTACCTTGGTACGTATTATGGTTCTTAATTTTCTGCTTACTAAACAGTTTATTAACCCTACCTAGTTGGATTGCCGGCACTGCCCATTTCCTAAGTACTTGGTGTGAAATTATCGCCCTAGCTGCTATTGGTTTACGTTTGAACTTACAAGCTTTCTTAAAAGCTGGTAAACGTTTTGCCATTTACAGTATCGGCGTCGGCGCTATACAAATTATCGCAGCATTAATCTTAATTAAATTATTAATTCATGTTTAA
- a CDS encoding glycosyltransferase — MNFFLNSSFNAKNSGIEHAQLKRAKLFEKFGEDYRIVFHVWNPLLHYYLNKNDIADQHILNVFDYFQQATHVERKIIHPKDIDFGVSPLTYERDEEQHRLIVYSNQQIVARINLFGKDITDDEIVKSVELFDGFNNLYCVDFYDYRGFLSMSQWYTPDNKIATETWYTPDGYPAVEDYFRKNALGKIEKSGYKTISPKGTVRTHHSIAGLLKEFLEDINLEFMDKNHPNIYVMDRSDYFEEILEDLSSPTYTALYIHSSHAGDAQRPDTSIMNNNYEYTLTNANRYDAIICSTKKQTRDVTRRFNTDIDMFAIPVGVIKNKDLKKSRIPVSNRKKHSIVITARVSPEKQINKIIDAMGMAKKEVPDINMDVYGYIDHSNNDIAMKRINKSLEKYDLKNAVHLHDYTNDVAKVQSNAQVYALASVMEGFNLALLEAQNQGDVGITFNTNYGPNELIVDQKNGYIVDYDDTKALSNRMVKLFTDDKLLQKMSDKAYDLSSRFSEDNVWKAWEKLLQAAKKSWREKLKAYHFDIQQGLSDMEHGKED, encoded by the coding sequence ATGAATTTCTTTCTAAATTCTAGTTTTAACGCTAAAAACTCAGGTATTGAACACGCCCAATTAAAACGTGCCAAACTATTCGAAAAATTCGGTGAAGATTATCGTATAGTTTTCCATGTATGGAATCCACTACTACACTATTATCTAAATAAAAATGACATTGCAGATCAACATATTTTAAACGTATTTGATTACTTTCAACAAGCTACCCATGTGGAAAGAAAAATTATTCATCCAAAAGATATTGATTTTGGAGTATCCCCACTTACATATGAAAGAGACGAAGAACAACATCGCCTTATTGTTTACTCTAATCAACAAATCGTTGCCCGTATTAATTTATTTGGCAAAGACATTACTGACGATGAAATAGTTAAATCCGTGGAATTATTTGATGGCTTTAACAACCTTTACTGTGTAGATTTTTATGATTACCGTGGCTTCTTATCTATGAGCCAATGGTATACTCCCGATAATAAAATTGCTACTGAAACTTGGTACACTCCAGATGGTTATCCTGCAGTAGAAGATTATTTCCGTAAAAACGCCCTGGGTAAAATAGAAAAATCTGGTTATAAAACCATCAGCCCTAAAGGAACGGTACGTACTCACCACAGCATTGCAGGTTTATTAAAAGAATTTCTAGAAGACATCAACCTAGAATTTATGGATAAAAACCATCCCAACATTTATGTAATGGATCGTTCAGATTATTTCGAAGAAATCCTGGAAGATTTAAGCTCACCCACTTACACAGCCTTATACATACACAGTTCGCATGCAGGTGACGCACAAAGGCCTGATACTTCCATCATGAACAATAATTATGAATATACTTTAACTAATGCTAACCGTTATGACGCTATCATTTGTTCTACGAAAAAACAAACTAGAGACGTTACAAGACGTTTTAACACCGATATTGATATGTTTGCTATTCCCGTTGGGGTCATTAAAAATAAAGACTTAAAAAAGTCCCGTATTCCTGTAAGTAATCGTAAGAAACATAGCATTGTAATCACTGCGCGCGTTTCTCCAGAAAAACAAATCAATAAGATTATTGATGCCATGGGTATGGCTAAAAAAGAAGTTCCTGACATTAATATGGATGTTTATGGTTATATAGATCATTCCAACAATGATATTGCTATGAAACGTATTAATAAGTCCCTAGAAAAATATGACTTAAAAAATGCTGTACATTTACATGACTACACTAATGATGTAGCTAAAGTACAAAGCAATGCTCAAGTTTATGCCCTAGCTTCCGTTATGGAAGGCTTTAATCTAGCTCTACTAGAAGCCCAAAATCAAGGTGATGTGGGGATTACCTTCAACACTAACTATGGTCCTAATGAATTAATCGTAGACCAAAAGAATGGTTACATTGTGGATTACGATGACACTAAAGCTTTATCCAATCGTATGGTTAAATTATTTACTGATGATAAATTATTACAAAAAATGTCGGATAAAGCTTATGACTTATCCAGTCGTTTCTCCGAAGACAATGTTTGGAAAGCCTGGGAAAAACTACTACAAGCTGCTAAAAAGTCTTGGCGAGAAAAGTTAAAAGCCTACCACTTCGATATTCAGCAAGGCTTAAGCGACATGGAACATGGTAAGGAGGATTAA
- a CDS encoding glycosyltransferase, producing the protein MTKKFLFINENIFTFNSGTEFSAMNRLKLFRKNNIDAKIITRNYNPSFHQEIHKYGINDDEVLNMYDFFQHATGKKRHHEYLRYSNLIDKHGYKIHGIDNNKSYIERLGQRVAKVSIFPLTVGEIGNVDYYDNFGNVASRDVYDYRGFKSKEIYMHPDGNIGHELILDTTGKPVMEITHMNIGNQLFPTMFKLLNYKGKTYRFNTEDDLFTFFLNEICDDDCILINDRPSLTNVVANVDSTTQKYQMLHTQHTANSAEAHNPQANLMGNLVPLFSQQFSKYKGVIVATPQQRDDLAKRYPKGKFYSIFDTAILDMPKPSDAMKSHEITYMGRMFKDKSVDELLTIIPAIKQVIPDIHLTMVGYFESVDYKKELDAIIKQLKITDNVSLVDYKLGKDKAQILSNTRVLLQTSKGEGLSMSLVEGLSYGVPEVAFDVNYGPNEIIDNDQNGYLIPNNDLAVFANRVINLLTHDDIYQRFHENAIKKAEKFSADKVMKQWNEFIKSI; encoded by the coding sequence ATGACCAAGAAATTCTTATTTATCAACGAAAATATTTTTACGTTTAATTCTGGTACCGAATTTTCTGCCATGAACCGTCTTAAATTATTCCGTAAAAATAATATTGACGCTAAAATCATAACTAGAAATTATAATCCATCTTTTCACCAAGAAATCCATAAATACGGCATTAACGATGATGAAGTATTAAACATGTATGACTTTTTCCAACATGCTACCGGAAAAAAACGACATCACGAATATTTAAGATATTCTAACTTAATAGATAAGCACGGATACAAGATTCACGGTATCGATAATAACAAGTCCTACATTGAAAGATTAGGACAACGAGTGGCTAAAGTATCCATCTTCCCTCTTACAGTAGGTGAAATTGGTAATGTGGATTACTATGATAACTTCGGTAACGTAGCCAGTCGTGATGTATACGATTATCGTGGTTTTAAATCTAAAGAAATTTACATGCATCCCGATGGCAATATCGGTCATGAATTAATTTTAGATACTACGGGAAAGCCCGTTATGGAAATTACTCATATGAATATCGGAAATCAATTATTCCCTACTATGTTTAAATTATTAAACTACAAGGGAAAAACTTACCGTTTTAATACCGAAGATGACTTATTCACCTTCTTTTTAAATGAAATTTGCGATGACGACTGCATTCTTATTAATGATCGCCCATCCCTAACTAACGTGGTAGCTAATGTAGATTCCACCACACAAAAATATCAAATGCTTCATACTCAACATACTGCCAATTCAGCAGAAGCACACAATCCTCAGGCCAACTTAATGGGAAATCTAGTCCCCTTATTTAGCCAACAATTTAGTAAATATAAAGGAGTTATCGTTGCCACTCCACAACAACGTGATGATTTAGCTAAACGCTATCCTAAGGGTAAATTCTATAGCATCTTTGACACAGCTATTTTAGACATGCCTAAGCCTAGTGATGCTATGAAGTCTCATGAAATCACTTATATGGGTAGAATGTTTAAAGATAAAAGCGTTGACGAATTATTAACCATTATTCCAGCTATCAAACAAGTTATTCCTGATATTCACCTAACTATGGTAGGTTATTTCGAATCTGTGGATTACAAAAAAGAATTAGATGCTATCATAAAGCAACTAAAAATTACTGATAATGTCTCCTTAGTTGACTACAAGTTAGGTAAAGACAAAGCACAAATTTTATCCAATACGCGCGTTTTATTACAAACCTCTAAGGGTGAAGGACTAAGTATGTCGCTAGTCGAAGGCTTATCTTACGGGGTTCCTGAAGTCGCCTTCGATGTTAATTATGGTCCTAACGAAATTATCGATAATGATCAAAACGGTTATTTAATACCTAATAATGATTTAGCGGTTTTTGCTAATCGCGTAATTAATCTTTTAACACATGATGATATTTATCAACGTTTCCATGAAAATGCTATTAAGAAAGCCGAAAAATTCAGTGCTGATAAAGTAATGAAACAATGGAATGAATTTATAAAAAGTATATAA